One Sphingomonas sabuli genomic region harbors:
- a CDS encoding glycoside hydrolase family 3 N-terminal domain-containing protein, whose amino-acid sequence MQGLRRVAFGTLALATMATAGSAHTAPTAQVPYKNPSLPVEQRIDDLLGRMTLDEKVAQLIAVWEQKGKIQTDAGVFSPEEATQNFPHGLGQIARPSDKRGVDTSNAGDAGASATGVNRDGRDTAEYVNAAQRWAVNNTRLGIPIIMHEEALHGYVARGATSFPQAIALASTWNPALLEKVFSVAAREMRARGATLALSPVIDVARDPRWGRIEETYGEDPYLVSEMGLAAIRGYQGKTLPLASDKVLVTLKHMTGHGQPEGGINVGPAQISERTLREVFFPPFERAVTELPVLSVMPSYNEIDGVPSHANRWLLRDVLKDEWGFKGATVSDYFAIRELVSRHKMFGNVADAAERAIKSGVDVEMPDPEGYVHLPKLVTSGRVPIALVDDAVRRVLRQKFQSGLFENPYADPASAEAETATPDAVALARQAAREAVVLLKNDRGLLPLNAAKVDRMLVVGRHAKETPIGGYSDEPRHVVSVLEGLQAAGQGKYSVDYAEGVRLTETRCWSCDEVKVIPAEVNRKLIAEAVAKARQADTIVMVLGENEQLSREAWAGTHLGDRASLDLFGQQKDLARAILALGKPTVVVLLNGRPLSVNYLAENAPALLEGWYLGQETGHAVADVLLGAYNPGGKLPVTIARSAGQLPVYYSQKPSARRGYLFDEVKPLFPFGYGLSYTSFDISAPRLAQASIASGENARVLVDVTNTGRRAGDEVVQLYLRDDEASVTRPVIELKRFQRVTLQPGERRTVTFELTPRDLSLWNIDMKRVVEPGTFTVSAGPNSAALKSTKLTVR is encoded by the coding sequence ATGCAGGGCTTGCGAAGAGTTGCGTTCGGCACCCTGGCATTGGCCACCATGGCGACGGCCGGATCCGCGCACACCGCGCCCACTGCGCAAGTCCCGTACAAGAACCCCAGTCTGCCGGTAGAACAGCGGATCGACGACCTTTTGGGGCGGATGACGCTCGACGAAAAGGTCGCGCAATTGATCGCGGTGTGGGAGCAGAAGGGCAAGATCCAGACCGATGCCGGCGTCTTTTCGCCGGAAGAAGCGACTCAGAATTTCCCCCACGGTCTGGGTCAGATCGCGCGCCCGTCGGACAAGCGCGGCGTGGACACGTCGAATGCGGGCGATGCGGGTGCATCGGCAACCGGGGTCAACCGCGACGGCCGCGACACCGCCGAATATGTCAACGCGGCGCAGCGCTGGGCGGTGAATAACACCCGGCTCGGCATTCCGATCATCATGCACGAGGAGGCGTTGCACGGGTACGTCGCGCGCGGCGCGACCAGCTTCCCGCAGGCGATCGCCCTGGCCAGCACCTGGAACCCGGCGCTGCTGGAAAAGGTGTTTTCGGTCGCGGCACGCGAAATGCGCGCGCGGGGCGCGACGCTGGCCCTTTCCCCGGTCATCGACGTTGCCCGCGACCCGCGCTGGGGACGGATCGAGGAAACCTATGGCGAGGATCCGTATCTGGTCAGCGAAATGGGGCTTGCAGCGATCCGCGGCTACCAGGGAAAGACGCTGCCGCTGGCGTCCGACAAGGTGCTGGTGACCCTCAAGCACATGACCGGCCACGGCCAGCCGGAAGGCGGCATCAACGTCGGCCCGGCGCAGATTTCGGAACGCACGTTGCGCGAAGTTTTCTTCCCGCCGTTCGAACGTGCGGTGACGGAGCTTCCCGTGCTGTCGGTGATGCCGTCGTACAACGAAATCGATGGCGTTCCCTCCCATGCCAATCGCTGGCTGCTGCGCGACGTGCTGAAGGACGAATGGGGCTTCAAGGGTGCGACGGTCAGCGACTATTTCGCGATCCGCGAGCTGGTGTCGCGGCACAAGATGTTCGGCAACGTCGCCGATGCCGCCGAGCGGGCGATCAAGTCCGGCGTGGATGTCGAAATGCCCGACCCCGAAGGGTATGTGCATCTGCCCAAGCTGGTGACGTCCGGGCGCGTTCCGATCGCCCTGGTCGACGATGCGGTGCGCCGCGTGCTGCGGCAGAAATTCCAGTCCGGCCTGTTTGAAAATCCCTATGCCGATCCGGCCAGCGCGGAAGCGGAGACCGCCACGCCGGATGCGGTCGCGCTGGCGCGGCAGGCGGCGCGCGAAGCGGTCGTCCTCCTCAAGAACGACCGGGGGCTTTTGCCCTTGAACGCGGCAAAGGTCGACCGGATGCTGGTCGTCGGCCGCCATGCGAAGGAGACGCCGATCGGCGGCTACAGCGACGAGCCGCGCCATGTGGTCAGCGTGCTCGAAGGCCTGCAGGCGGCCGGACAGGGCAAATATTCGGTCGATTACGCCGAGGGCGTCCGCCTTACGGAAACGCGGTGCTGGTCCTGCGACGAGGTCAAGGTCATTCCCGCCGAGGTCAACCGCAAGCTGATCGCCGAAGCCGTCGCCAAGGCGCGGCAGGCCGACACCATCGTCATGGTGCTGGGCGAAAACGAGCAATTGAGCCGTGAAGCATGGGCGGGTACGCACCTTGGTGACCGGGCCTCGCTCGACCTTTTCGGTCAGCAGAAGGACCTCGCCCGCGCAATCCTTGCGCTGGGCAAGCCGACGGTGGTCGTCCTGCTCAACGGCCGCCCCCTGTCGGTGAACTATCTTGCGGAGAACGCGCCGGCGTTGCTGGAGGGCTGGTATCTCGGGCAGGAAACAGGGCACGCCGTCGCCGACGTTTTGCTGGGCGCTTACAACCCGGGCGGAAAGCTCCCGGTGACGATCGCCCGATCGGCCGGGCAACTGCCGGTCTATTACAGCCAGAAGCCGAGCGCCCGCCGCGGCTATCTGTTCGACGAGGTGAAGCCCCTGTTCCCGTTCGGATACGGGCTCAGCTACACCAGCTTCGATATCTCCGCGCCGCGGCTTGCGCAGGCCAGTATCGCCAGTGGCGAGAATGCGCGCGTCCTGGTCGACGTGACGAACACCGGCCGGCGCGCGGGCGACGAAGTGGTGCAATTGTACCTGCGCGACGACGAAGCGTCGGTCACGCGCCCGGTGATTGAACTGAAGCGGTTTCAGCGGGTCACGTTGCAGCCGGGCGAGCGCCGCACGGTCACATTCGAACTGACGCCGCGCGACCTGTCGTTGTGGAACATCGACATGAAGCGGGTCGTCGAGCCGGGCACTTTTACCGTGTCGGCGGGCCCGAACTCGGCAGCGCTGAAAAGCACGAAACTGACCGTCCGCTAG